One stretch of Roseimicrobium sp. ORNL1 DNA includes these proteins:
- the urtC gene encoding urea ABC transporter permease subunit UrtC has protein sequence MSLSLVGNNFWNTRRTIEVAAVGNIGVLMVVVLPLLNSLDLMSNFWLGVIGKYLCYAILAISVDMLWGYMGLLSLGQALFFSLGGYMLGMYLMRMIGGETMPTFLSMQGYEDWPWFFAPFTSFSFAMLMVVFVPGIVALVFGFLAFRSRIKGVYFSILTQALTYAAALQFFRNDMLMGGNNGFTDFKLLLGHDIRSEVTQRALYIITGVALIGIYAMCRWLNGTKFGLVQRAIRDSENRVLFSGYAAAHYKLFIFVLSGIVAAIGGALYVAQVQIINPAEMQVDKSLDAVVWVAVGGRGTLLGPIIGAVSVNALKSWATNAFPDAWLIILGGLFVFVVLFMPKGIVGLPAQLMGVWRKYQARKLVDDEPTVPLAETPTADPTASSPVK, from the coding sequence ATGAGCCTTTCGCTTGTAGGTAACAATTTCTGGAACACACGCCGCACGATCGAGGTTGCCGCCGTGGGCAACATCGGAGTGTTGATGGTCGTGGTCTTGCCACTGCTGAATTCCTTGGATTTGATGTCCAACTTCTGGCTGGGCGTCATTGGCAAGTACCTCTGCTATGCCATTCTTGCCATCTCTGTGGACATGCTGTGGGGCTACATGGGCTTGCTGAGCTTGGGGCAGGCCCTTTTCTTCAGTCTCGGAGGGTACATGCTGGGCATGTATCTGATGCGAATGATTGGCGGCGAGACGATGCCCACGTTTCTTTCCATGCAAGGCTATGAGGACTGGCCGTGGTTCTTCGCACCTTTTACAAGCTTCTCCTTCGCCATGCTGATGGTGGTCTTCGTTCCCGGGATAGTAGCTCTGGTATTCGGTTTCCTTGCTTTTCGTTCGCGCATCAAAGGGGTGTACTTCTCCATCCTCACCCAGGCTCTCACCTATGCGGCCGCTCTTCAATTCTTCCGCAACGACATGCTCATGGGAGGAAACAATGGCTTTACGGACTTCAAGCTCCTCCTTGGACATGACATCCGCAGCGAGGTTACGCAGCGTGCGCTCTATATCATTACCGGAGTGGCCCTCATCGGCATCTATGCCATGTGCCGCTGGCTGAATGGCACCAAGTTCGGCCTAGTGCAGCGAGCTATTCGCGACAGTGAAAATCGTGTGCTCTTCTCAGGCTACGCTGCGGCACACTACAAGCTTTTCATCTTTGTGCTGAGCGGGATTGTGGCGGCCATTGGTGGCGCGCTCTACGTGGCGCAGGTGCAGATTATCAATCCTGCGGAGATGCAGGTGGACAAGTCCCTGGATGCTGTGGTGTGGGTCGCGGTCGGTGGTCGGGGTACACTGCTGGGACCCATCATCGGTGCGGTCAGTGTGAATGCACTCAAGAGCTGGGCCACCAACGCTTTCCCGGATGCATGGCTCATCATCCTGGGTGGTCTCTTCGTTTTTGTAGTGCTCTTCATGCCCAAGGGAATCGTGGGTCTGCCTGCGCAATTGATGGGCGTGTGGAGGAAATATCAGGCTCGAAAGTTGGTGGATGATGAGCCGACGGTGCCCCTTGCTGAAACTCCCACTGCAGACCCCACCGCTTCTTCTCCAGTCAAATGA
- the urtD gene encoding urea ABC transporter ATP-binding protein UrtD, whose amino-acid sequence MSATLQLAEPKPFLLAAEGLNKSFQGFRAIKDLSFYLDQGELRTVIGPNGAGKTTFLDLITGRTKPDTGTMQFENRDILPMNEYEIYRLGIGRKFQTPTVYTDHTVYENLVLSLEGSRGVWRSLFSKVKPSEKDRIAEILDTIKLKDSAKRKAGELAHGQKQWLEIGMLLAQNAKLLLVDEPAAGMTDEETHRTGELLLSLAGAHTIVVIEHDMTFVRQIAKDRRVTVLHQGTVLCEGAVDFVQNDERVIEVYLGRKSKH is encoded by the coding sequence ATGAGTGCCACGCTGCAACTTGCTGAACCAAAACCATTCCTCCTGGCTGCGGAAGGATTGAACAAGTCCTTCCAGGGATTCCGTGCGATCAAGGATCTCTCGTTCTATCTCGACCAGGGGGAGCTTCGAACGGTCATCGGGCCAAACGGTGCGGGGAAGACCACTTTCCTGGATCTCATCACCGGTCGCACCAAGCCCGATACGGGGACGATGCAGTTTGAGAATCGCGACATCCTCCCGATGAACGAGTATGAGATCTACCGTCTGGGGATCGGTCGCAAATTTCAGACGCCTACGGTCTATACGGATCACACGGTGTACGAGAATCTTGTGCTCAGCTTGGAGGGTTCTCGTGGGGTGTGGCGCAGCCTCTTCAGTAAGGTTAAGCCCTCCGAAAAAGACCGCATCGCTGAGATTCTGGATACCATCAAGCTCAAGGATAGCGCGAAACGGAAGGCCGGTGAGCTGGCGCACGGGCAGAAGCAGTGGCTGGAGATCGGCATGCTACTGGCCCAGAATGCGAAGCTGCTCCTCGTGGATGAGCCGGCTGCTGGCATGACGGATGAAGAGACGCACCGCACAGGTGAGTTGCTGCTTTCACTCGCGGGTGCGCACACCATCGTGGTGATTGAGCATGACATGACCTTTGTGCGGCAGATTGCCAAGGACCGCCGCGTGACCGTGCTGCATCAGGGTACGGTGCTTTGCGAGGGTGCCGTCGACTTCGTGCAGAACGACGAGCGTGTCATCGAAGTGTATCTCGGCCGCAAATCAAAACACTAG
- the urtE gene encoding urea ABC transporter ATP-binding subunit UrtE, protein MNVLEVKGLQASIGGSRILRGVEFQVPPKSVFCLMGRNGVGKTSTLKSLVGLLGTDSGSMTLDGKALNGLAPEERARMGIGYVPQGREIFPHLTVQENLVIGTVARGMKLNGQLDRIYTLFPIIKEFLPRKGGMLSGGQQQQLAIARALLTKPKLLILDEPTEGIQPNIIDQIGDAIKMLREEGEMSILLVEQYLDFCKELGDNFAILERGSVAASGAMKDLSDQMIKEFLTV, encoded by the coding sequence ATGAACGTATTAGAGGTCAAAGGCCTTCAAGCATCGATTGGCGGAAGCCGCATACTGCGTGGCGTGGAGTTTCAGGTGCCGCCGAAGTCGGTCTTCTGCCTGATGGGGCGCAACGGCGTGGGGAAGACCTCCACGCTGAAGTCGCTCGTGGGACTGCTGGGCACGGACAGCGGAAGCATGACGCTGGATGGAAAGGCCCTCAATGGTCTTGCGCCTGAGGAGCGTGCGCGCATGGGGATTGGCTATGTACCGCAGGGACGCGAAATCTTCCCGCACCTCACTGTGCAGGAGAATCTGGTCATCGGCACCGTGGCGCGTGGCATGAAGCTCAATGGCCAGCTCGACCGTATCTACACGCTCTTTCCCATCATCAAAGAGTTCCTGCCGCGTAAGGGCGGGATGCTGAGCGGTGGACAGCAGCAGCAGCTCGCCATTGCGCGAGCCCTGCTCACGAAGCCCAAGCTGCTCATTCTCGATGAACCCACCGAGGGCATCCAGCCGAACATCATCGACCAGATCGGCGATGCCATCAAGATGCTGCGCGAAGAGGGCGAGATGAGCATTCTTCTGGTGGAGCAGTACCTCGACTTCTGCAAGGAACTGGGGGATAACTTCGCCATTCTCGAGCGCGGCTCCGTGGCCGCTTCTGGAGCAATGAAGGATCTCTCGGACCAGATGATTAAAGAATTTCTCACGGTGTGA
- a CDS encoding HupE/UreJ family protein, which produces MTLRRLLPKALPLAPFLLATSAYAHPGHPHPFEEVDEFESPAADFAQAVLHPFSGLDHLLAAVMVGCLVYMMGRKLGAVASAMFIGSLTLGWAIAKVGMALPMMEQGLALSVVAAGLMLVMYAKASNAVCFGVIAALGFWHGSAHGMEMASVAPAAGLIAGTGVAMMLGSMVAMVSTKLSPSAIKYAGAAAAVAGVVMVAQRVA; this is translated from the coding sequence ATGACCCTGAGAAGACTGCTCCCGAAAGCCCTGCCCCTGGCCCCGTTCCTTCTGGCCACGAGCGCGTACGCGCACCCCGGCCATCCGCATCCCTTTGAAGAGGTGGACGAGTTCGAGTCACCTGCCGCAGATTTTGCGCAGGCGGTGCTGCATCCGTTCTCAGGGTTGGATCACCTCCTCGCTGCGGTGATGGTGGGATGCCTGGTATACATGATGGGGCGTAAGCTCGGCGCAGTGGCCTCCGCGATGTTCATAGGCAGCCTGACACTAGGCTGGGCAATTGCGAAGGTTGGTATGGCCTTGCCCATGATGGAGCAGGGACTCGCGCTCTCGGTGGTGGCCGCAGGGCTGATGTTGGTGATGTATGCGAAGGCCTCGAATGCGGTGTGTTTCGGTGTGATTGCCGCCCTCGGATTCTGGCACGGCAGCGCGCATGGGATGGAGATGGCCTCGGTCGCTCCTGCAGCAGGCCTGATTGCAGGCACGGGAGTCGCGATGATGCTTGGCTCCATGGTGGCGATGGTTTCCACGAAGCTGAGTCCCTCAGCTATCAAGTATGCAGGTGCTGCGGCTGCGGTCGCTGGCGTGGTGATGGTGGCCCAGCGCGTGGCCTGA
- a CDS encoding urease subunit gamma — protein sequence MHLSPREQEKLLVVVAADLARKRRDRGLKLNYPETIAFITAEIFEGARDGKSVSELMSYGTTLVKRSEVMEGVAEMIHDIQVEATFPDGTKLVTVHNPVR from the coding sequence ATGCATCTCTCTCCTCGCGAACAGGAAAAGCTCCTTGTGGTTGTGGCGGCGGACCTCGCGCGCAAGCGCCGTGACCGCGGCCTGAAGCTGAACTATCCCGAAACGATCGCGTTCATCACCGCCGAGATTTTCGAAGGTGCGCGTGACGGCAAGAGTGTCTCCGAACTCATGAGCTACGGCACCACTCTGGTGAAGAGGAGTGAAGTCATGGAAGGTGTGGCCGAGATGATTCACGACATCCAGGTGGAAGCGACCTTCCCCGATGGCACCAAGCTCGTCACGGTGCACAACCCTGTACGCTAA
- a CDS encoding urease subunit beta — translation MIPGEIIHPPGSGELPANVGLATTTVLVSNTGDRPIQVGSHFHFYEVNTSLEFDRAATLGFRLNIPAGTAVRFEPGDTREVVLVAFAGKREMYGLNNLVNGPLPA, via the coding sequence ATGATACCGGGCGAAATCATCCATCCTCCAGGAAGCGGGGAGTTGCCGGCGAATGTCGGCCTGGCCACGACCACGGTGCTGGTGTCCAACACCGGCGACCGGCCCATACAGGTGGGGAGCCACTTCCATTTCTACGAAGTGAACACTTCGCTTGAGTTTGATCGCGCTGCGACGCTGGGTTTCCGGCTGAACATTCCCGCGGGAACCGCCGTGCGTTTTGAGCCGGGCGACACTCGTGAAGTAGTGCTCGTGGCCTTCGCCGGCAAGCGCGAGATGTACGGACTCAACAACCTCGTGAACGGACCGTTGCCAGCATGA
- the ureC gene encoding urease subunit alpha has product MKMTRKQHARMFGATVGDQVRLADTELFVEVERDLIAEKGGYGNEVKFGGGKVIRDGMAQSPLALDAESLDLVITNALIIDAVQGIIKADIGIKYGRIVGIGHAGNPLLQDGIDMIIGAGTEVIAGEGCIITAGGIDTHIHFICPQQIDHALASGITTMIGGGTGPAHGTYATTCTPGIWNIHRMLEAAEEYPMNLGFLGKGNCSTLPPLREQVVAGAIGLKLHEDWGTTPAAIDTCLSAADELDVQVAIHTDTLNEAGFVESTLKAFKGRTIHTYHSEGAGGGHAPDIIRVCGEANVLPSSTNPTRPFTVNTIDEHLDMLMVCHHLDSRIPEDVAFAESRIRPETIAAEDLLHDLGAISMMSSDSQAMGRIGEVITRTWQTAHKMKVQFGKLEDSSHPLADNFRALRYVAKYTINPAITHGISHEVGSIEVGKLADLVVWKPAFFGVKPEVILKGGMIAMANMGDPNASIPTPQPTYYRPQFAAHGRAKLKTSLTFVSAISLEQGVVKELGLGKMLSAVKNCRKVSKKDLLWNNALPKIEVDPETYTVKADGRELRCGPAEVLPMAQRYFLF; this is encoded by the coding sequence ATGAAGATGACCCGCAAACAACACGCCCGCATGTTTGGGGCGACCGTAGGGGACCAGGTGCGTCTCGCGGATACGGAACTCTTCGTGGAGGTCGAGCGTGACCTCATCGCGGAGAAGGGCGGCTACGGCAACGAAGTGAAATTCGGCGGTGGCAAGGTCATCCGCGACGGCATGGCCCAGTCGCCCCTCGCGCTGGATGCCGAGTCGCTGGACCTCGTCATCACCAATGCGCTCATCATCGATGCCGTGCAGGGCATCATCAAAGCGGACATCGGCATCAAGTATGGCCGCATCGTCGGTATCGGCCATGCGGGCAATCCTCTGCTGCAGGATGGCATCGACATGATCATCGGCGCGGGCACAGAAGTCATCGCCGGTGAAGGTTGCATCATCACGGCGGGTGGCATCGATACGCATATCCATTTCATCTGCCCCCAGCAGATCGATCACGCGCTGGCGAGTGGCATTACCACCATGATTGGTGGTGGTACCGGCCCGGCGCACGGGACCTATGCCACGACGTGTACGCCGGGTATCTGGAACATTCATCGCATGCTGGAAGCGGCGGAGGAGTATCCCATGAACCTCGGCTTCCTCGGCAAGGGGAACTGCTCCACGCTGCCTCCGCTTCGCGAGCAGGTGGTGGCGGGAGCCATCGGCCTGAAACTGCATGAGGATTGGGGCACGACTCCAGCGGCGATCGATACCTGCCTGAGCGCGGCGGATGAGCTGGACGTGCAGGTGGCGATTCACACGGACACGCTGAATGAAGCGGGCTTCGTGGAGAGCACGCTCAAGGCTTTCAAGGGACGCACCATTCACACGTATCACTCCGAGGGTGCTGGCGGCGGTCACGCTCCGGACATTATTCGTGTGTGCGGCGAGGCAAATGTGCTGCCTTCTTCCACGAATCCCACGCGGCCCTTCACGGTGAATACCATTGATGAGCACCTGGACATGCTCATGGTGTGCCACCACCTCGACTCCCGCATCCCGGAAGACGTGGCCTTTGCAGAGTCACGCATCCGCCCGGAGACCATTGCGGCGGAAGACTTGCTGCATGACCTCGGCGCCATTTCCATGATGTCGAGCGACAGCCAGGCGATGGGGCGCATCGGGGAAGTCATCACGCGCACGTGGCAGACGGCGCACAAGATGAAGGTGCAGTTTGGCAAGCTGGAGGACTCCAGCCATCCGCTCGCGGACAACTTCCGTGCGCTGCGCTACGTGGCGAAGTACACCATCAATCCCGCCATCACCCACGGCATCTCTCACGAGGTGGGATCCATCGAAGTGGGCAAGCTGGCGGACCTCGTGGTGTGGAAGCCCGCGTTCTTCGGCGTAAAGCCGGAGGTGATACTCAAGGGGGGCATGATTGCCATGGCGAACATGGGCGATCCGAATGCGAGCATTCCCACGCCGCAGCCCACGTATTACCGCCCGCAGTTCGCGGCGCATGGGCGTGCCAAGCTCAAGACCTCGCTTACCTTCGTGAGTGCTATCTCGCTGGAGCAGGGCGTGGTAAAAGAACTCGGCCTGGGCAAGATGCTCAGCGCTGTGAAAAATTGCCGCAAGGTCAGCAAGAAGGACCTGCTGTGGAACAATGCTCTGCCCAAGATCGAGGTCGATCCTGAGACTTATACCGTGAAAGCGGATGGCCGTGAGCTGCGTTGTGGCCCTGCTGAAGTGCTGCCCATGGCCCAGCGATACTTCCTCTTCTAG
- a CDS encoding urease accessory protein UreE, which produces MAAPTSARPEDSQIVLNAERAMFLKRRWRGVASDGQEFGFDLQERLKDGCVIFQTETVDYVIRQIPELVYQIKMTSPEFAALVGWKVGNLHFPVQITAEWVRITHDLAIKQLLEREGWAFEEATVVFNPLRVMPHAS; this is translated from the coding sequence ATGGCCGCTCCCACCTCCGCGCGGCCAGAGGATTCCCAGATAGTCTTGAACGCGGAGCGGGCCATGTTTCTCAAGCGTCGCTGGCGCGGCGTGGCGAGCGATGGCCAGGAGTTTGGCTTCGACCTGCAGGAACGCCTGAAGGATGGCTGCGTCATCTTCCAGACGGAGACGGTGGATTACGTCATCCGGCAGATTCCGGAGCTGGTGTATCAGATCAAGATGACGTCCCCTGAGTTTGCCGCGCTGGTGGGCTGGAAGGTGGGTAACCTGCACTTCCCGGTGCAGATCACCGCCGAGTGGGTGCGCATCACTCATGACCTGGCCATCAAGCAGCTCCTGGAGCGGGAAGGCTGGGCGTTTGAAGAAGCGACTGTTGTGTTCAACCCCTTGCGTGTGATGCCCCATGCTTCCTGA